A single genomic interval of Cucumis sativus cultivar 9930 chromosome 7, Cucumber_9930_V3, whole genome shotgun sequence harbors:
- the LOC101212584 gene encoding uncharacterized protein LOC101212584 isoform X2, with the protein MRHFDSRNQRTYTKAQSVSSNSKRPKMAPKDQQISSTSHSAEKATPPSTSNNYLVDQDGQALSDGGSFSTSSISEYLETLPGWCVEEFLDPSAAAAAAAAAANRFCKIKNGEILGFGNGNLEREEEESVRYVKKMSWEVLLGKNCEIIGRKWWNGVEISMKSCKDEKIDEDEQTQTNFFVFIFWFVVDDEICILVFTSTHCSLSFVFLPLQFPLFFKKKEEKYKKKVVWMRME; encoded by the exons ATGCGACATTTCGATTCACGAAACCAACGAACATACACAAAAGCACAATCGGTTTCTTCTAACAG CAAAAGACCTAAAATGGCGCCAAAAGATCAACAAATCTCAAGTACTTCACATTCCGCTGAAAAAGCTACTCCCCCATCCACAAGCAATAATTATCTGGTCGATCAAGACGGTCAAGCATTAAGCGACGGCGGTTCGTTCTCGACGAGCAGCATATCGGAGTATTTGGAAACATTACCGGGATGGTGTGTGGAGGAGTTTCTAGATCCATCCGCCGCCGccgctgctgctgctgctgccgCCAATCGTTTCTGTAAG ATTAAAAATGGTGAAATTTTGGGATTTGGGAATGGAAATCTGGAAAGGGAAGAGGAGGAATCAGTAAGGTATGTGAAGAAGATGAGTTGGGAAGTACTTTTAGGTAAAAATTGTGAGATTATTGGTAGAAAATGGTGGAATGGAGTAGAAATCTCCATGAAAAGTTgtaaagatgaaaaaatagATGAAGATGAACAAACGCAAactaacttttttgtttttattttttggtttgttgTTGATGATGAGATTTGCATATTAGTTTTTACCTCAACCCATTGCTCActctcttttgtatttttgccATTAcaatttcctcttttctttaaaaagaaagaagaaaaatataaaaaaaaagtggtttGGATGagaatggaataa
- the LOC101212584 gene encoding B-box zinc finger protein 20 isoform X3, whose protein sequence is MKIRCDVCDQTEASVFCYADEAALCHACDLHVHRANKLAGKHSRFSLLQPIKKDSPPCDICQERRALVFCQQDRAILCRECDISIHETNEHTQKHNRFLLTGVKLSSTCFSYQTSSSSNACDIDAAMDVKTGSSNACSKRPKMAPKDQQISSTSHSAEKATPPSTSNNYLVDQDGQALSDGGSFSTSSISEYLETLPGWCVEEFLDPSAAAAAAAAAANRFY, encoded by the exons ATGAAGATCCGTTGCGATGTTTGTGATCAAACTGAGGCCTCTGTTTTTTGTTATGCTGATGAAGCTGCTCTTTGCCATGCCTGTGATCTCCATGTTCATCGTGCTAATAAGCTCGCTGGTAAACACTCACGATTCTCTTTACTTCAACCCATCAAGAAGGATTCTCCTCCTTGCGATATCTGTCAg GAACGGAGAGCGCTTGTATTCTGTCAACAAGATAGGGCAATTCTTTGTAGAGAATGCGACATTTCGATTCACGAAACCAACGAACATACACAAAAGCACAATCGGTTTCTTCTAACAGGTGTGAAGCTTTCTTCAACTTGTTTTTCCTATCAAACATCTTCATCCTCCAATGCCTGTGATATCGATGCCGCCATGGATGTTAAAACTGGAAGCTCCAACGCTTGCAGCAAAAGACCTAAAATGGCGCCAAAAGATCAACAAATCTCAAGTACTTCACATTCCGCTGAAAAAGCTACTCCCCCATCCACAAGCAATAATTATCTGGTCGATCAAGACGGTCAAGCATTAAGCGACGGCGGTTCGTTCTCGACGAGCAGCATATCGGAGTATTTGGAAACATTACCGGGATGGTGTGTGGAGGAGTTTCTAGATCCATCCGCCGCCGccgctgctgctgctgctgccgCCAATCGTTTCT ATTAA
- the LOC101212584 gene encoding B-box zinc finger protein 20 isoform X1 produces the protein MKIRCDVCDQTEASVFCYADEAALCHACDLHVHRANKLAGKHSRFSLLQPIKKDSPPCDICQERRALVFCQQDRAILCRECDISIHETNEHTQKHNRFLLTGVKLSSTCFSYQTSSSSNACDIDAAMDVKTGSSNACSKRPKMAPKDQQISSTSHSAEKATPPSTSNNYLVDQDGQALSDGGSFSTSSISEYLETLPGWCVEEFLDPSAAAAAAAAAANRFCKIKNGEILGFGNGNLEREEEESVRYVKKMSWEVLLGKNCEIIGRKWWNGVEISMKSCKDEKIDEDEQTQTNFFVFIFWFVVDDEICILVFTSTHCSLSFVFLPLQFPLFFKKKEEKYKKKVVWMRME, from the exons ATGAAGATCCGTTGCGATGTTTGTGATCAAACTGAGGCCTCTGTTTTTTGTTATGCTGATGAAGCTGCTCTTTGCCATGCCTGTGATCTCCATGTTCATCGTGCTAATAAGCTCGCTGGTAAACACTCACGATTCTCTTTACTTCAACCCATCAAGAAGGATTCTCCTCCTTGCGATATCTGTCAg GAACGGAGAGCGCTTGTATTCTGTCAACAAGATAGGGCAATTCTTTGTAGAGAATGCGACATTTCGATTCACGAAACCAACGAACATACACAAAAGCACAATCGGTTTCTTCTAACAGGTGTGAAGCTTTCTTCAACTTGTTTTTCCTATCAAACATCTTCATCCTCCAATGCCTGTGATATCGATGCCGCCATGGATGTTAAAACTGGAAGCTCCAACGCTTGCAGCAAAAGACCTAAAATGGCGCCAAAAGATCAACAAATCTCAAGTACTTCACATTCCGCTGAAAAAGCTACTCCCCCATCCACAAGCAATAATTATCTGGTCGATCAAGACGGTCAAGCATTAAGCGACGGCGGTTCGTTCTCGACGAGCAGCATATCGGAGTATTTGGAAACATTACCGGGATGGTGTGTGGAGGAGTTTCTAGATCCATCCGCCGCCGccgctgctgctgctgctgccgCCAATCGTTTCTGTAAG ATTAAAAATGGTGAAATTTTGGGATTTGGGAATGGAAATCTGGAAAGGGAAGAGGAGGAATCAGTAAGGTATGTGAAGAAGATGAGTTGGGAAGTACTTTTAGGTAAAAATTGTGAGATTATTGGTAGAAAATGGTGGAATGGAGTAGAAATCTCCATGAAAAGTTgtaaagatgaaaaaatagATGAAGATGAACAAACGCAAactaacttttttgtttttattttttggtttgttgTTGATGATGAGATTTGCATATTAGTTTTTACCTCAACCCATTGCTCActctcttttgtatttttgccATTAcaatttcctcttttctttaaaaagaaagaagaaaaatataaaaaaaaagtggtttGGATGagaatggaataa